Genomic segment of Nitrosopumilaceae archaeon AB1(1):
AGCACTATCACTAAGAGAGTTGAAAGACAAGTCAAGTTTGTTGAAGAAAATATTCAAAGTGTCTAAATCAGAATATGATGAAATTCTATTACTAATTGCAAAAAATATGCCAAATCTAATCTCTATAATGTTTGAAGAGTATGTTAAAGAATATTTTGCAGGCAAGTTTAAAAAACTATCACCTTTAGATTTTAATTCTATGGATATGGCTCAGAATTCTATATTTCAGATATGTAAAGAAATTATAAAAGGATGCTCAGATATGTCTAATGAAGATAGACACAAACTAAGTAGAATGCTAAACTAGCAGAATATTAACACTATTCACATAAACATTAAAATCCGTTGCAGTAAGGATTGTACATATGGCAAATTCACATCTATTTGCAACAGTAAAGGCATACAGTAAGAAAGGTAAATTACTCTCAAAGAACGATTTGCAGACATTTGCCGAATCCAGAGACCTAGAAGAATTAATCACTAGAATCAGAAATACAAACTATTCTCAAGCTATGGAGGGACTAGAGAAGACTCCAAATTCTGAGCAGATTGAGTATGCACTACAAAGTCATCTAGCAGATATCCATTATTCCATCGCAAAGACGTCTGATAGTAAAGTATTAGATGCATATTTTATGAAATTTATTATTAGAAATTTAAAATTAATTTTAAAAGGTAGAGTATTACAAAAATCACAACAAGAGATTGAATCGCGTGTAAATTTACATGCAGAGGAATTAATTAGACAACGAGATGTGGTTGTAAAAGCTCTTGTAACTAAGGATCTAGAAGAGACAGTATCTAGTCTTTCAGATACAATATTTGGTAAAGATGTAGCAAAGGCCGCAGCATTATATCAAGAAAATAACAATATCCAAATATTTGATACATATTTTGATAAAACAATAATTAGTCATCTAGCAACTTCTCTGAGAAATTCTGCAGACAGAGACATGACAAGACTTGTAGGAATTGATATTGATTTTTACAATCTACTAAGTATACTACGTGGTAAATTTTGGGAATTAGATACCACTCAGATACAAGATTTAATTATTTCACAAACATCCAGGGTATCGAAGGATTTATTAGGAAGAATGATTAATTCCAATTCTGTCAAAGAAGCATTTGATGAATTATCCACTTCAAGCTATAAAGGGATAATACCGGAAACAGAAAATGAGATTGATGCAATATCTGCATTTGAGCGCTCTATGGATTTACTTGCATACAAGGAGGCATCTGCTAGTTTCACAAGGATGTTTAGTCTTGGAACTAGCATAGGAATTACCAAACTAACTAATTATGAGATACGTAACATCTCTGCAATTGGATTTGCCGTAGAACATGGCATACCTACAGAGACAACGATGGCAAAGATCATAGTGAATGAATAATGATCAAAATATCAAAAAAACCCAAGAAAAATGATGTCAGCTTTATTGGGGTAATTTGGGTAAGCAGTATACTTGCAATGATCTTTACACTCCCAGTATTGGGAATTATTTTTGGCGTGCATCATCTTACTGGAAATTGGGTTTTAGGGATAATTTTGGGTGTGATTACACACTTTACAACATTGATCTTTTCTGGACGGATTTCAAGATTCCTTACACGCAGTATGACAGATATGGTTGATCAAGTTTGATGGGTGATCGTGATTACCGCAGTGTAATCAAAGGCGCTATAGAATCCATTGGCAGAGAAATTGAGCCCAAATTTGATAAAAATGATTTTAAAAATATTCAACTACACGAAGTTGTTTCATGTCTTCGAAGATCATACTATAATAGAATAGATCCAATTGAGAGAGATTATAATAAATTCAGTGATTTACTTAGTGGCTTGGTACGAAAAATGCAATATGGAACCGAGGAAGGAAAGTATGACATCAAAGGGGTAAATTTAGTTGGAAGTTCTGATATGATTGTTGATGACACCATTGTACTATTTAGATTTACAGAAAAGTTACCTGAATCCCCAATGGGCTCAGATATCTTATATCTTAATGGTTGCATGTGGATCTTTGATAAAATGGATGCTATCTTGATATATCTTACAGGTGACCGTCAAGAGACATCATTTTCTCTTAGTAAAAATACAAAGATGTTTGAGGAGACATCTCGTAGAGCAAAGGTATTAACTGATTTATTGCAGACAAAGAAATTACCAATATTAGAACCATCCCCAGAATGTTCAGATTGTCAATATTATAGCCGGTGTTTCATTGATAAAAAGATTGGACGTTCGGTCTCTTTGAAAGAGATGATTGGGCTCAAATAATCATAATAAATTAAAAAGATAATACAAAAAAGTAAAAAAGTTATCTATCTAAAGATAATTAAACATAAAGATATATGATTACTCTAGTGGTTCTGGATGACCTTTACCACGTAGTGCAAATGTCACAATAGCCAAAACTATTGCTACACCTAATGCTGCTCCATATGCTGCTATTCCTGCTTCTGCCATATTTTGTTTTCAGCATAGCGTGAATATATAACTTTAGTGCATATAGTATGGTTTTATGATTTAAACATAATTCTAGTATTTTATGATAGACTAGTATCTGAGATCAAATTCAGCCTCGTTTTCTCCGCCCATAGTCATAGAACTAAGATTATATATCAAATTCCCTACAACTTGCCAAGAGACGTCATCTGATTTTAATAATTCCAAAAATTCGTCATCCAAGTCATCATTTCTTAAAACAATTTTTTCAGTAAGTGTAATTGTTGTATTACTCAAAACAGTAAAAAAGTTAAATCCCACAACCATTCCATCTGCTCGCTCACCAATTTGTCCTTTAGTGATTAATTTATCATTATCATAATCATATAAACTGAATAATACTAGTTGTAAAATGATTGAGCGTTGATTTTTGTTTGTGACATCTATCTTTAAATTAATATATGTTTTTTTTTCAGTAATCTCTACAATCTCTATAGCAGAAATAGAAGGCTCCAATGGTACAACACCAGTTTGAATGGTTCCTACAGTTCTCCCATCATTAGATAATTGTATGGTAGGAGAATTAGACAAGGCAAATATACCTATAATTGCAATTAAAACGATTGCAGTTCCACCAACGTATATTTTACGATTCATGATTTATGATTAATCATGCCATTGAATAAATGTTAAGAAACAGATTATATTTATGATGTAAATAATTATACTATGCAGTACTTTGAGGCCGTAAAGATTGGAAAGAGGCGAGCTAATGAATCTCAGATGCGATTATTTGATGTGGCAGGATTCGCTATGCTGACATTAACAGTAAAGAAGACAGATGGAGAGTTTAGCCCTGTTGGGGAATCAGAATATACCACGATAATCCACACAGATGATGGTTTTGTGGTAATCATTGTAGACGAGGATGGATATACAAAAGCTCAGTCCAAACCACTTGAAGAGGGTGAATGTAGAGAATTTTATAAAAAATTACGCGATACTGGAATGGAAAAATTCACAAAGGATCGTGTAAATATATGGACACAACAATATGATGTCATTTCTGAGTTGGAGTAATTATTGTTCCACTTGTAGATTTACCAGTAATCACTTTTTCTAGAATTTTAAGATCAGCTTTTACAATTCTAGTTTTAATTTGTGAACGCTCTATTATTTTTAAAGCAACTATATCCATAAGATCATAACCTCCTGCCATAGAATCTTCGTGAATTAATATATTTTTCAAATCTTTAATATTAATTCGACTAAATTTTTTAGCCTTTGGATATTTGTTTGGATCTAAATCATATACTCCATCAACATCAGTTGCATTGATAAATTCAGATGCAGAAATTTTCTCAGCAATCAATGCTGCTGTTCCATTTGTACCTGTNCCAGGATGCAATCCACCTGTAACTACTATCTGTCTGCCATCAACTGCGTTCTTTATTTCATGTAAAGTAGTAGGTGGATGCGGATAGGCTTTATTCTTTAATGCATAAATTAGTAATTGTGCATTAAGTCTAGATACATCAATTCCCAATTGATTTAATGAAGATTCATCAGCTCCAGAGGATCTAGCATGTGTGATATAATGTCTAGCAATTTTCCCACCACCGGCAACCACAACAAGTCTGTAACGCTTACTATACAGAGCTAGAAATCTTGCATAATCTTTGAGAGTTTTTGTATTTTCCATCCCAAATATTTTACCAGAGAGTTTGATTACGATTGTTTTCAATATGATTCAAGTAAATTATACTATAATTTCAGTTTTTGGCGATGATGAGCAGTTGTGTATACACGTAGTATGTTGATAGATTTACTAGAAGATTCAGGTAACAAGCTAAATACTTTGACTTTGTCAAGTTTTTGTTCCAATCCACGTTTAGTGAATAATGTCACATATTCAGATTTTAGTGGAGACAGAGAGATTGATGATGTAGATACAGAGTCTATGAATATTTCATTCTCTGGTATATTGAATTTTTTTGCAAAGTGTTTCTGTGCCTTGTATTTGTCTGAAATTTTATGTGATTCATGTATTAATTTTAAGAGTTTTCTATTTGTAAATGCGTCTATCATGTCTCTGGCCGGTTTTAATGATTTAGATTTATTTAACGTTAATAGCTGTGAAAAAAGTGTAATATCATCTAATTTTAAATATTCATCAAGACTCAAATTTGACAAGTGTAGATATTTGTTTGTAATTTGTATTATGTGTAGTAGCATCACTTCTGCAGCTCTTATAGTTTTATGAAAATATACTGCTTGAAACATTTGATATCTAGAATTCATAATAGATTCAAGAGAGTGTAACGCTGAACTATCAAGTACTAATTTATCATTATACACTCCAAGTGAACGTATTATACGTGTATAATTTACTCGTGCATGTTCAGCTCCAGTATAATGCCCATCACGCAACAAGTAATCCATTGTATCTGCGCTCATAAAACCAGATATTATTTCATTGAGGAATTTATTTTTTGTAGAATGCCCTGTAGAAAATTTTGCAATCTGTTTTTTATTAAATGAGTATTTCTCTAAAATATCTCCAATCTCAGTTTTTAAAATGATTTCCTCGGTCATAGATTCGTGTGATGGAACATTTTTGATATGCTCAAAGGTGTGAGAAAAAGGACCATGCCCTATGTCGTGTAGTAATGCAGATACACTCAAGTCATCTAGACTAGATTTGTCTATAATTTCATTCTCTAACAGATGCTCCCCTGCCTGACGTGCAATGTGCATAACACCGAGTGAATGCTCAAACCTAGTGTGTTGCGCTCCGGGATATACCAAATATGCCAAAGAGAGT
This window contains:
- a CDS encoding V-type ATPase subunit, which gives rise to MANSHLFATVKAYSKKGKLLSKNDLQTFAESRDLEELITRIRNTNYSQAMEGLEKTPNSEQIEYALQSHLADIHYSIAKTSDSKVLDAYFMKFIIRNLKLILKGRVLQKSQQEIESRVNLHAEELIRQRDVVVKALVTKDLEETVSSLSDTIFGKDVAKAAALYQENNNIQIFDTYFDKTIISHLATSLRNSADRDMTRLVGIDIDFYNLLSILRGKFWELDTTQIQDLIISQTSRVSKDLLGRMINSNSVKEAFDELSTSSYKGIIPETENEIDAISAFERSMDLLAYKEASASFTRMFSLGTSIGITKLTNYEIRNISAIGFAVEHGIPTETTMAKIIVNE
- the pyrH gene encoding UMP kinase, which codes for MKTIVIKLSGKIFGMENTKTLKDYARFLALYSKRYRLVVVAGGGKIARHYITHARSSGADESSLNQLGIDVSRLNAQLLIYALKNKAYPHPPTTLHEIKNAVDGRQIVVTGGLHPGTGTNGTAALIAEKISASEFINATDVDGVYDLDPNKYPKAKKFSRINIKDLKNILIHEDSMAGGYDLMDIVALKIIERSQIKTRIVKADLKILEKVITGKSTSGTIITPTQK
- a CDS encoding HD domain-containing protein — encoded protein: MKKDIDIVDPIHHFVRINETEQQLVDHPIFQRLRRIKQLSLAYLVYPGAQHTRFEHSLGVMHIARQAGEHLLENEIIDKSSLDDLSVSALLHDIGHGPFSHTFEHIKNVPSHESMTEEIILKTEIGDILEKYSFNKKQIAKFSTGHSTKNKFLNEIISGFMSADTMDYLLRDGHYTGAEHARVNYTRIIRSLGVYNDKLVLDSSALHSLESIMNSRYQMFQAVYFHKTIRAAEVMLLHIIQITNKYLHLSNLSLDEYLKLDDITLFSQLLTLNKSKSLKPARDMIDAFTNRKLLKLIHESHKISDKYKAQKHFAKKFNIPENEIFIDSVSTSSISLSPLKSEYVTLFTKRGLEQKLDKVKVFSLLPESSSKSINILRVYTTAHHRQKLKL